One window of Flavobacterium ammonificans genomic DNA carries:
- the fbp gene encoding class 1 fructose-bisphosphatase — translation MSNKNKTLGEFIIENQNDFQYSSGELSRIINSIRLAAKVVNYKVNKAGLVDIVGAVGEQNIQGEDQQKLDVYANEVFIQTLINREIVCGIASEENDDFITIEGSDKSNSNKYVVLMDPLDGSSNIDVNVSVGTIFSVYRRITPLGTPVTLADFLQPGVNQVAAGYVIYGTSTMLVYTTGHGVNGFTLNPAIGTFYLSHPNMRFPENGSIYSVNEGNYRQFPQGVKDYIKYCQMEEEDRPYTSRYIGSLVSDIHRNMIKGGIYLYPTSSKSPKGKLRLLYECNPLAFVVEQAGGKASDGKNRIMELQPTELHQRIPFFCGSKNMVDTLEKFML, via the coding sequence ATGAGTAATAAAAACAAAACCCTAGGCGAGTTTATAATCGAAAACCAAAATGATTTTCAATATTCATCTGGAGAATTATCGCGTATAATTAATTCGATTCGTTTGGCTGCAAAAGTGGTTAACTACAAAGTGAATAAAGCGGGTTTAGTGGATATTGTAGGTGCGGTTGGAGAACAAAATATTCAAGGTGAAGACCAACAAAAATTAGATGTTTATGCCAATGAGGTTTTTATTCAAACACTAATCAATAGAGAAATTGTATGCGGAATTGCTTCTGAAGAGAATGATGATTTTATCACGATTGAAGGTTCAGATAAGAGTAATTCTAATAAGTATGTTGTGTTAATGGATCCCCTAGATGGCTCTTCTAATATTGATGTCAATGTTTCTGTGGGGACTATTTTTTCGGTTTACAGACGAATTACTCCCTTGGGAACTCCAGTTACTTTAGCCGATTTTTTACAGCCAGGAGTAAATCAAGTAGCTGCGGGTTATGTAATTTATGGCACTTCGACCATGTTAGTTTATACAACCGGACATGGTGTTAATGGTTTTACCTTAAATCCAGCTATTGGAACTTTTTATTTGTCTCACCCTAATATGAGATTTCCAGAGAACGGTTCTATTTATTCTGTCAATGAGGGCAATTATCGTCAGTTTCCACAAGGTGTTAAAGATTATATTAAGTATTGTCAAATGGAGGAAGAGGATAGACCATATACTTCAAGATACATAGGTAGTTTAGTTTCAGATATCCATCGCAACATGATTAAAGGTGGCATTTATTTGTATCCAACTAGTTCAAAATCTCCTAAAGGGAAACTTCGTTTGTTGTATGAGTGTAATCCTTTAGCTTTTGTAGTGGAGCAAGCTGGAGGTAAAGCATCTGATGGTAAGAATAGAATTATGGAACTACAGCCAACAGAGTTGCACCAGCGAATTCCTTTTTTCTGCGGCAGTAAAAATATGGTTGATACACTAGAAAAATTTATGCTCTAA
- a CDS encoding START-like domain-containing protein, translating into MEPKVRYEIEFPINSSPQLLYQYIATPSGLSEWFADNVNSRGEFFTFIWNDSEEKARLASKKSGEKVKFKWVDDNAKDTEYFFEIHILEDELTKDVSLLIIDFAPKDELDEAKQLWENQVSDLKHLIGSV; encoded by the coding sequence ATGGAACCAAAAGTACGCTATGAGATAGAGTTTCCCATTAATTCTTCCCCTCAATTATTGTATCAATATATTGCTACTCCTTCTGGCTTATCAGAATGGTTTGCAGATAATGTAAATTCTCGTGGCGAATTTTTTACTTTCATTTGGAATGACTCTGAAGAGAAAGCAAGATTAGCGTCTAAAAAATCGGGTGAAAAGGTAAAGTTCAAATGGGTAGATGATAACGCTAAAGATACCGAGTATTTTTTTGAAATTCATATTTTAGAAGATGAGTTAACAAAAGATGTATCCTTACTTATTATTGATTTTGCACCCAAAGACGAGTTGGATGAGGCTAAACAGCTATGGGAAAATCAAGTGTCCGATTTAAAACATCTTATCGGATCAGTGTAG
- a CDS encoding aminotransferase class IV — MDNCNGDTTAFENKLTHNRSFLYGDAVFETLKIVQGKILFLEDHYFRLMASMRILRMEIPLDFTMEFFEEQLLSTVKNEGFLDSARVRITVYRNDGGYYLPLTNTISYLIHATPLQNQVYVLESKSCEVDLYKDFYISKQLLSTLKTTNKVLHVAASIYANENDLDNCILLNESKNVVEVLQGNIFMLQGTKLITPPISEGCCNGILRKQLIALAKKMEGLEVVEEIISPFDLQKADELFYTNVIKGIQSITKYRKKEFKTDLASSLVEKLNELILN, encoded by the coding sequence ATGGATAATTGTAACGGAGATACTACTGCATTTGAGAACAAGTTAACGCATAATCGTAGTTTTTTATATGGTGACGCGGTTTTCGAAACTTTAAAAATTGTACAAGGTAAAATTCTTTTTCTTGAAGACCATTATTTTAGACTGATGGCTTCGATGCGAATTTTGCGAATGGAAATCCCGCTGGATTTTACTATGGAATTTTTTGAAGAGCAACTACTTTCAACTGTAAAAAATGAGGGTTTTCTTGATTCTGCTAGGGTTAGGATTACAGTCTATCGCAATGATGGGGGGTATTATTTACCTTTAACCAACACAATTTCGTATTTAATTCATGCGACACCTTTACAAAACCAAGTTTACGTTTTGGAATCTAAATCCTGTGAAGTGGATTTGTATAAAGATTTTTACATTAGTAAGCAGTTACTATCTACTTTGAAAACTACAAATAAAGTACTTCATGTTGCCGCTAGTATTTATGCCAATGAAAATGATTTGGACAACTGTATTTTACTTAACGAAAGCAAAAACGTAGTCGAAGTACTCCAAGGGAATATTTTTATGCTTCAGGGAACTAAATTGATCACACCTCCAATTTCTGAAGGTTGTTGTAATGGTATTTTGAGAAAACAGCTTATTGCTTTGGCTAAAAAAATGGAGGGATTAGAAGTTGTTGAAGAAATAATTTCACCTTTTGATTTGCAAAAAGCAGATGAATTATTCTACACCAATGTTATAAAAGGAATTCAATCCATTACAAAATATAGGAAAAAAGAATTTAAAACGGATTTAGCCAGTAGTTTGGTTGAAAAATTAAACGAACTAATTTTGAATTAA
- a CDS encoding YqgE/AlgH family protein, giving the protein MLSVKLEKGQLLVADPDLIGDVSFNKAVILLTDHHEQGSVGFIINKPLKFTIQDIVPDIIGNFKIYNGGPVEQDNLYFLHNVPDVIPNSIEISNGIYWGGCFDTVKELLNKQEINKDNIRFFLGYTGWGETQLETEMEQKSWIVTPNNYKNKIIGKTTSQIWKEKIIEIGGDYLIWSNAPENPYLN; this is encoded by the coding sequence ATGTTATCAGTAAAATTAGAAAAAGGGCAACTTCTTGTTGCTGATCCAGACTTGATTGGTGATGTTTCTTTCAATAAAGCAGTAATTCTATTGACAGATCATCACGAACAAGGGTCGGTAGGGTTTATAATAAATAAACCTTTGAAATTTACTATTCAAGATATAGTACCTGATATTATTGGAAATTTCAAAATTTACAATGGTGGTCCGGTAGAGCAAGATAATTTATACTTTTTGCACAATGTGCCCGACGTAATCCCAAACAGTATCGAAATCTCAAATGGAATTTATTGGGGAGGCTGCTTTGATACCGTCAAAGAATTACTAAATAAACAAGAGATAAATAAAGACAATATACGATTTTTCTTAGGATATACTGGTTGGGGTGAAACACAACTTGAAACAGAGATGGAACAAAAATCATGGATAGTTACTCCTAATAATTATAAAAATAAAATTATCGGAAAAACTACATCTCAAATTTGGAAAGAAAAAATTATTGAAATAGGTGGCGACTATCTTATCTGGTCCAATGCACCTGAAAATCCTTACCTGAATTAA
- a CDS encoding HU family DNA-binding protein, producing MNKSELIDAIAADAGITKAAAKLALESFLGNVSGTLKKGGRVSLVGFGSWSVSKRAARDGRNPQTGKTIKIAAKNVVKFKAGADLEGAVN from the coding sequence ATGAACAAATCAGAATTAATCGACGCTATCGCTGCTGACGCAGGAATTACTAAAGCAGCTGCTAAATTGGCTTTAGAATCATTTTTAGGAAATGTAAGTGGTACTTTGAAAAAAGGTGGAAGAGTATCATTAGTAGGTTTCGGATCTTGGTCAGTTTCTAAAAGAGCTGCAAGAGATGGTAGAAACCCACAAACTGGAAAAACTATCAAAATCGCTGCTAAGAATGTTGTAAAATTCAAAGCTGGAGCTGATTTAGAAGGAGCTGTAAACTAA
- the fmt gene encoding methionyl-tRNA formyltransferase produces MEKLRIVFMGTPEFAVGILDTILQNKYEVVGVITAADKPAGRGQKLKYSAVKEYALDNNLSLLQPTNLKDESFLTELKALNANLQIVVAFRMLPKVVWEMPSLGTFNLHASLLPNYRGAAPINWAIINGENKTGVTTFFIDDKIDTGAMILKAETPIAQNESAGELHDRLMLLGSETVINTLALIEKGNVVTTVQQDDSEIKTAYKLNKENCKIDWTKPAAEIHNLIRGLSPYPATWCYISDKGEEWNVKIYEAIPILELHALPIGQLLCSKKEMKIAVANGFIQIESIQFPGKKKMKTAELLNGIQFSGEAKAH; encoded by the coding sequence ATGGAAAAACTACGAATAGTTTTTATGGGTACGCCCGAGTTTGCCGTTGGCATTTTAGATACTATTTTACAGAATAAGTACGAAGTAGTTGGCGTAATTACCGCAGCAGACAAACCCGCTGGACGCGGACAAAAATTAAAATATTCTGCAGTGAAAGAATATGCTTTGGACAACAACTTAAGTTTACTGCAACCTACTAATTTAAAAGACGAAAGTTTTTTAACTGAATTGAAAGCGTTAAATGCTAACCTACAAATTGTGGTGGCCTTTAGAATGCTACCCAAAGTGGTTTGGGAAATGCCTTCGTTAGGTACTTTCAATTTACACGCTTCCCTCTTGCCTAATTATAGAGGTGCAGCGCCTATTAACTGGGCGATTATCAATGGAGAAAATAAAACGGGTGTAACTACCTTCTTTATTGATGATAAGATAGATACTGGCGCTATGATTTTGAAAGCTGAAACTCCTATTGCTCAAAATGAATCAGCGGGAGAATTACACGACCGATTGATGTTACTAGGTAGTGAAACTGTTATCAATACTTTAGCCTTGATAGAAAAAGGAAATGTAGTCACCACTGTTCAACAAGACGATAGCGAAATTAAAACCGCTTATAAACTCAATAAGGAAAACTGCAAAATAGATTGGACTAAACCAGCCGCTGAAATACATAATCTTATAAGAGGACTAAGTCCATATCCAGCCACTTGGTGTTATATAAGTGACAAAGGAGAAGAATGGAATGTTAAAATATATGAAGCAATTCCGATTCTTGAATTACACGCATTACCCATTGGACAACTACTATGCAGCAAGAAAGAAATGAAAATTGCTGTTGCAAATGGGTTTATTCAGATAGAAAGCATTCAATTTCCAGGTAAAAAGAAGATGAAAACTGCCGAATTACTCAATGGAATTCAATTTTCTGGGGAGGCAAAAGCGCATTAA
- a CDS encoding RecQ family ATP-dependent DNA helicase translates to MQTALAILQKYWKHDQFRSLQNEIIDSVVGGKDTLAILPTGGGKSICFQVPALMQEGICLVISPLVALMKDQVANLQARNIKAIALTGGIRSEEMIDLLDNCQFGNYKFLYLSPERLQSDWILDRIKNLPINLIAIDEAHCVSQWGHDFRPAYLKISDLKKHFQKIPFLALTATATPRVKEDIITETGLQNPSVFQKSFARDNIAYMVIEAEDKLYKIEQILKKNPEPSIIYVRNRRSCIDIANQLKALGFQATYYHGGLSPKEKETNMSIWMQEEAQVMVATNAFGMGIDKANVKTVMHIQLPDNIENYYQESGRAGRDGEKAFAILLTNPSDNLQAENQFLLNLPDKTFLNSVFIKLCNYFQIAYGEGFNEQFAFNLNHFCLKYNFPTLKTYNAIQFLDRQGIINLSQEFSEKISLQFLIPSKEVIRYNSLHPNDEEIILTILRTYPGIYEMQTAFNLDFIAKKSNHKPNEVQAVLHKLKEKGIVSYNAKNNDASILFNEIREDERTINRVAKYLERQNQLKKDQLHSVLNYVNEKKRCKNQIILSYFGEETKSECGICSYCIGKKKTVPKLQSVTTQLLELLQKESLNSREIQERTQLDSETVIKGLQKLLEEEKIVLKANNNYTIHI, encoded by the coding sequence ATGCAAACAGCACTAGCTATTCTTCAGAAATATTGGAAACACGATCAGTTCCGATCGCTACAAAATGAAATTATAGATTCTGTGGTTGGCGGTAAGGACACTTTGGCTATACTGCCAACAGGTGGTGGTAAATCCATTTGCTTTCAAGTTCCTGCTCTAATGCAAGAAGGAATTTGTTTGGTAATTTCTCCATTAGTGGCTTTAATGAAAGACCAAGTCGCTAATTTGCAAGCACGCAACATCAAAGCCATTGCTTTAACTGGCGGAATCCGTTCCGAAGAAATGATTGATTTGTTAGACAATTGTCAGTTTGGAAACTACAAATTTCTGTATTTGTCTCCTGAACGTTTACAGTCGGATTGGATTTTGGACCGCATCAAAAACCTACCCATCAACCTTATTGCTATTGACGAAGCGCATTGTGTTTCGCAATGGGGACATGATTTTAGACCTGCTTATTTAAAAATATCCGATTTAAAGAAACACTTTCAAAAAATTCCTTTTTTGGCTTTAACTGCCACAGCAACGCCTAGAGTTAAAGAGGATATAATTACGGAAACCGGATTACAAAATCCGTCTGTCTTTCAAAAATCATTTGCAAGAGACAACATTGCCTATATGGTAATTGAAGCTGAGGACAAATTGTACAAAATAGAGCAAATTCTCAAAAAGAATCCGGAACCTTCTATTATATATGTGCGCAATCGGAGGTCATGTATTGACATTGCAAATCAACTTAAAGCTTTGGGCTTTCAGGCAACTTATTATCACGGTGGGCTTTCGCCAAAGGAAAAAGAAACCAATATGTCCATTTGGATGCAGGAAGAAGCTCAAGTTATGGTGGCGACCAATGCCTTTGGAATGGGAATTGACAAAGCGAATGTCAAAACAGTAATGCATATTCAACTACCCGACAATATTGAGAATTATTACCAAGAATCAGGACGAGCAGGACGCGATGGCGAAAAAGCCTTTGCTATTTTATTGACTAATCCTTCGGATAATTTACAAGCTGAAAACCAATTCTTATTGAATTTACCCGACAAGACATTTTTAAACTCAGTCTTTATCAAACTTTGCAATTACTTTCAGATTGCGTATGGAGAGGGTTTCAATGAGCAATTTGCTTTCAACCTGAATCATTTTTGTTTGAAATACAATTTCCCTACTCTTAAAACCTATAATGCAATTCAGTTTCTAGATAGACAGGGGATTATCAATTTGTCTCAAGAATTTTCTGAAAAGATAAGTTTACAATTTTTGATTCCTTCAAAAGAAGTAATTCGCTACAATAGTTTACATCCCAATGATGAAGAAATCATACTCACTATTTTGCGAACATATCCTGGAATTTATGAAATGCAAACCGCTTTCAATTTGGATTTTATTGCTAAAAAATCCAATCATAAACCAAATGAAGTTCAGGCTGTATTGCACAAGCTAAAAGAAAAAGGCATTGTAAGTTATAATGCAAAAAATAATGACGCTTCCATTTTATTTAATGAAATTCGCGAAGACGAACGAACCATTAATCGAGTAGCTAAATATTTAGAACGCCAAAACCAACTCAAGAAGGATCAATTGCATTCGGTTCTTAATTATGTAAATGAAAAGAAACGATGTAAGAACCAAATTATCCTGAGCTATTTTGGAGAAGAAACAAAAAGCGAATGCGGAATTTGCTCTTATTGTATTGGAAAGAAGAAAACGGTTCCTAAATTACAATCCGTAACGACTCAACTATTAGAGTTGTTACAAAAAGAGTCCCTCAATTCAAGAGAAATTCAAGAGCGAACACAATTAGATTCTGAAACCGTAATCAAAGGACTTCAGAAGCTATTAGAAGAAGAAAAAATCGTCCTTAAGGCGAATAACAACTATACTATACATATATAA
- a CDS encoding AAA family ATPase, which produces MQKEIIVIIGGPGTGKTTIIDELVRLGHCCYPEISRQVTAEAQKQGIEQLFLEKPLLFSELLLEGRKKQFLDAHKEPHNIVFLDRGIPDVLAYMHYIGDSYPAFFDAACKEHIYSKIFILPPWEDIYVSDQERYENFEQAQLIHNHLVETYQKYGYELIEVPKDSVDKRILFILDKISN; this is translated from the coding sequence GTGCAAAAAGAAATCATTGTAATTATTGGCGGACCTGGAACAGGAAAAACAACTATCATAGATGAGTTAGTTCGATTAGGGCATTGTTGCTATCCAGAAATTTCCAGACAAGTAACTGCCGAAGCACAAAAACAAGGAATTGAACAATTGTTTTTAGAAAAGCCATTACTTTTTAGCGAACTTTTGTTAGAAGGAAGAAAAAAACAGTTTCTAGACGCACACAAAGAACCACACAATATTGTGTTTTTAGATCGAGGCATTCCAGACGTTTTGGCTTATATGCATTACATTGGCGACAGCTATCCTGCTTTTTTTGATGCAGCTTGCAAAGAACATATTTACTCAAAAATATTTATTTTACCTCCTTGGGAAGACATTTATGTAAGTGACCAAGAACGCTATGAGAATTTTGAACAAGCGCAATTAATCCATAATCATTTGGTAGAAACCTACCAAAAGTATGGATACGAATTAATTGAGGTTCCGAAAGATAGCGTAGATAAAAGAATTCTTTTTATCTTAGATAAAATTTCAAACTAA
- a CDS encoding DUF493 family protein, whose protein sequence is MDQEKEKTTAEFYERLKAELDRSNSWPAEYLFKFIVPSVDDNVQRVENAFDCMGAVIKTTKSKTGKFTSVSVDVQMKDAQEIIDKYIEVSVIEGIVSL, encoded by the coding sequence ATGGATCAAGAAAAAGAAAAAACGACGGCGGAATTTTACGAGAGATTAAAGGCAGAGTTGGACAGGAGTAACTCTTGGCCAGCTGAATACTTATTCAAATTTATTGTTCCCTCTGTTGATGATAATGTGCAGCGCGTAGAAAATGCTTTTGATTGTATGGGTGCTGTGATTAAAACTACAAAATCTAAAACAGGTAAGTTCACTAGTGTTTCGGTGGATGTCCAAATGAAAGACGCGCAAGAAATAATTGATAAATACATTGAAGTATCTGTAATAGAAGGAATCGTTTCCTTATAA
- a CDS encoding DUF4290 domain-containing protein, protein MSLKYTKEIANEVVHHLEYNAERSHLIIPEYGRHLQKLIDQATLIEDAEERNKAAKYIIQVMGTLNPHLRDVPDFQHKLWDQLFIMSDFKLDVVSPYPIPSREVLQLRPDVLQYPQNFPKYRYYGNNIKYMIDVANKWEDGEMKNALVKVIANHMKKSYLSWNKDTVKDDVIFEHLYELSDGKLNLLQSTEELINTTDLLRTNKRVSNKISPSGQPKIQGNKNNKQGKSKTFQKNKSN, encoded by the coding sequence ATGAGTTTAAAATACACCAAAGAAATAGCAAATGAAGTAGTGCACCACTTGGAATATAATGCAGAAAGATCGCATTTAATTATTCCAGAGTATGGGCGTCATTTGCAGAAATTAATTGATCAAGCTACGCTTATTGAAGATGCTGAGGAGCGAAATAAAGCAGCAAAATACATTATCCAAGTCATGGGTACATTGAATCCTCACTTGCGTGATGTACCTGATTTTCAGCACAAACTGTGGGATCAATTATTTATTATGTCTGATTTTAAATTAGATGTAGTATCTCCGTACCCAATTCCATCTCGAGAAGTATTGCAACTTCGTCCAGATGTACTTCAATACCCACAGAATTTTCCAAAATATCGTTATTATGGAAACAATATCAAATACATGATTGATGTGGCCAATAAATGGGAAGACGGTGAAATGAAAAATGCATTGGTTAAAGTTATAGCCAATCACATGAAAAAATCATACCTGAGTTGGAATAAAGATACAGTGAAAGATGATGTGATTTTTGAACACTTATATGAATTATCAGATGGCAAATTAAACTTACTTCAAAGCACAGAGGAGTTAATTAATACTACTGATTTATTACGAACTAATAAACGCGTATCTAATAAAATCTCTCCTTCAGGTCAGCCAAAGATCCAAGGAAACAAAAACAATAAGCAAGGAAAATCAAAAACATTTCAAAAAAATAAATCGAATTAA
- the murA gene encoding UDP-N-acetylglucosamine 1-carboxyvinyltransferase, with the protein MGIFKIEGGVRLKGEITPQGAKNEALQILCAILLTPEKVTITNVPDIIDINKLITLLGNLGVKIKKNGPNSYTFQADEVNVNYLETEAFKKEGGALRGSIMIVGPLLARFGKGYIPKPGGDKIGRRRLDTHFEGFINLGAKFRYNKEDHFYGVETPAEGLQGAHMLLDEASVTGTANIVMAAVLANGITTIYNAACEPYLQQLCKMLNSMGAKITGIGSNLLTIEGVASLGGCEHRILPDMIEIGSWIGLAAMTKSEITIKDVSWDNLGVIPNVFRKLGITLERRGDDIYIPSHVDGYEVKTDIDGSILTIADAPWPGFTPDLLSIVLVVATQAKGDVLIHQKMFESRLFFVDKLIDMGAKIMLCDPHRAVVIGHDFKSQLKATTMSSPDIRAGISLLIAALSAKGTSTIQNIDQIDRGYERIDERLRAIGAKIVRA; encoded by the coding sequence ATGGGAATTTTCAAAATAGAAGGTGGCGTTCGTCTAAAAGGAGAAATCACACCACAAGGAGCAAAAAATGAAGCTTTACAAATACTTTGTGCTATATTATTAACTCCAGAAAAAGTTACAATTACTAATGTTCCAGACATTATTGATATCAATAAATTAATTACTTTATTAGGTAATTTAGGAGTTAAAATCAAAAAAAACGGACCTAATTCGTATACATTTCAAGCTGATGAGGTGAATGTAAATTACCTTGAGACTGAAGCTTTCAAAAAAGAAGGTGGTGCACTTCGTGGTTCTATTATGATTGTTGGACCGCTTTTGGCTCGTTTTGGAAAAGGATACATTCCAAAACCAGGTGGAGATAAAATTGGAAGACGACGTTTAGACACTCACTTCGAAGGATTTATTAATTTGGGTGCCAAATTTAGATACAACAAAGAAGATCATTTCTATGGAGTAGAAACTCCAGCAGAAGGTTTGCAGGGAGCACATATGCTTTTAGATGAAGCATCTGTAACCGGAACAGCTAATATTGTTATGGCGGCTGTTTTAGCAAATGGAATTACTACTATTTACAATGCAGCTTGCGAACCGTATTTGCAACAGTTGTGTAAAATGTTAAATTCTATGGGAGCTAAAATTACAGGAATAGGATCCAACTTATTGACTATCGAAGGTGTTGCAAGTTTGGGTGGTTGTGAGCATAGAATTCTTCCTGATATGATCGAAATTGGAAGTTGGATTGGTTTAGCAGCAATGACTAAATCAGAAATTACAATTAAAGATGTAAGTTGGGATAATTTAGGTGTTATTCCAAATGTATTTAGAAAGTTGGGAATCACTTTGGAAAGACGTGGTGATGATATTTATATCCCATCTCACGTGGATGGTTATGAAGTAAAAACAGATATTGATGGTTCTATATTAACTATTGCTGATGCACCATGGCCAGGATTTACTCCTGATTTATTGAGTATTGTATTAGTTGTAGCTACTCAGGCTAAAGGTGATGTTTTGATTCATCAAAAAATGTTTGAAAGCCGTTTGTTCTTCGTAGACAAATTGATTGATATGGGCGCCAAAATTATGTTGTGTGATCCACATAGAGCTGTTGTTATAGGTCATGATTTTAAATCACAATTAAAGGCTACTACAATGTCATCTCCAGATATTCGTGCGGGAATCTCTTTGTTGATTGCAGCGCTTTCGGCAAAAGGAACAAGTACCATTCAAAATATCGATCAAATTGATAGAGGTTATGAGCGAATCGATGAGCGTTTAAGAGCTATCGGTGCTAAAATTGTACGCGCTTAA
- a CDS encoding cation diffusion facilitator family transporter produces MPKVEAAIQATYFSIIGNTALAIIKGLAGFFGNSYALIADAIESTTDIFASFLVLFGIKYSNKPADENHPYGHGKAEPLITFLVVGFLITSATIIAYESILNIGTPHDLPKSWTLYVLGLIIIWKEYSFQLVMKRSKETNSSSLRADAWHHRSDAITSVAAFIGISVALFLGKGYESADDWAALFASGFIVYNSYLIFRPALSEIMDEHVYDDVIENIRKVASSVDGIVDTEKCFIRKSGMKFHVDLHATVKATITVKEGHDLAHQLKDTLRAEIPELGHVLIHVEPDDSE; encoded by the coding sequence ATGCCAAAAGTAGAAGCGGCCATACAAGCTACTTATTTTAGTATTATCGGAAATACAGCTCTTGCTATCATAAAAGGATTAGCTGGTTTTTTCGGAAATTCTTATGCACTTATTGCAGATGCAATAGAATCTACAACAGATATATTTGCCTCTTTTTTGGTATTATTTGGAATAAAGTATTCTAACAAACCTGCAGATGAAAATCATCCGTATGGACATGGAAAGGCGGAACCATTGATTACCTTCTTGGTAGTTGGATTTTTGATTACTTCGGCTACGATTATAGCGTATGAAAGTATCTTGAATATTGGAACACCGCATGATTTACCAAAGTCATGGACATTGTATGTTTTAGGTCTAATCATCATTTGGAAAGAATACTCTTTTCAATTAGTGATGAAAAGAAGTAAAGAAACAAATAGTTCTTCTTTGAGAGCAGATGCTTGGCATCATAGAAGTGATGCAATTACTTCTGTTGCGGCTTTTATTGGTATTTCTGTTGCATTGTTTTTAGGTAAAGGGTATGAATCAGCAGATGATTGGGCAGCTTTATTTGCTTCGGGTTTCATTGTGTACAATAGTTATCTCATTTTTAGACCTGCATTAAGCGAAATTATGGACGAGCATGTTTATGATGATGTAATTGAAAACATAAGAAAAGTGGCAAGCAGTGTAGATGGTATTGTAGATACTGAAAAGTGTTTTATTCGTAAGTCGGGTATGAAATTCCATGTCGATTTACATGCTACAGTGAAGGCAACAATTACAGTAAAAGAAGGACATGATTTGGCACATCAATTGAAAGACACATTACGTGCCGAAATACCTGAGTTAGGGCATGTTCTAATTCATGTCGAACCAGATGATTCGGAATAA
- the aroQ gene encoding type II 3-dehydroquinate dehydratase, which produces MKICIINGPNLNLLGKREPEVYGNQTFEAYFDSLKSKFPSIEFHYFQSNIEGELISKIQEVGFTYDGIILNAGAYTHTSIGIGDAVKAITSPVIEVHISNTFGREEFRHQSYISGNAKGVILGFGLKSYELAIQSFL; this is translated from the coding sequence ATGAAAATTTGTATCATTAACGGACCCAACTTAAATCTACTTGGAAAACGAGAACCTGAAGTGTATGGAAACCAAACTTTTGAAGCGTATTTTGATTCTTTAAAATCAAAATTTCCTTCGATTGAATTCCACTATTTCCAAAGCAATATTGAAGGTGAGTTAATCAGTAAAATTCAAGAAGTTGGTTTTACGTATGATGGAATTATCCTAAATGCTGGAGCATATACTCACACTTCTATTGGTATTGGCGATGCTGTAAAAGCAATTACTTCACCCGTTATTGAAGTCCATATTTCGAATACTTTTGGAAGAGAAGAATTCCGTCATCAATCCTACATTTCAGGAAATGCCAAAGGTGTGATTTTAGGATTTGGTCTTAAAAGTTATGAATTGGCGATTCAATCCTTTTTGTAA